In Actinoplanes sp. NBC_00393, a single genomic region encodes these proteins:
- a CDS encoding methyl-accepting chemotaxis protein, with the protein MMAGRSYGRKLAIGVTGTVLLTLLTVIISVIGMAFVVNAKDAAITAATRDLTRTERIGRILETRLGDFRGYLLYGTEDYAELAAADRTEFLRELELLRGSLDGSAAAQLDEVEAIEAEHAEVVSTVMSRRAAQGGGVGEAAQLNEEVAIPVRGRLEAALAKLVEQVQTGVESERQNSSDRATLAIAVIIGLGVLTTASAIVVAWRLSRDLRREVGAAVGHIQSSSAQLEAAAAQQVNGGRDQASAMSEITTTISELLITSRQIAETAQRVSKIAEETEAAARTGDSTIDQTRASMAAIRSQVDQIVQHMLALGEKSQQAGLVVDLVSELAEQTNILAINATIEASGAGEWGRRFAVVAEEIRKLADRTAGSAKEIRALIDDVRGAVNTTVMATEIGAKAVDAGARQFDDATNSFREIVQLVATTNDATREIELSTKQQTTAVEQVNVAASDTARVSRETEASAVQTKQTAAHLSNLSGDLLELVGTGRR; encoded by the coding sequence ATGATGGCCGGACGCAGCTACGGCAGAAAACTCGCGATCGGGGTCACCGGGACCGTCCTGCTCACCCTGCTCACGGTGATCATCTCGGTGATCGGCATGGCTTTCGTGGTGAACGCCAAGGACGCGGCGATCACGGCGGCCACCCGGGACCTGACCCGCACCGAGCGGATCGGACGGATCCTGGAGACCCGGCTCGGTGACTTCCGCGGCTACCTGCTCTACGGCACCGAGGACTACGCCGAGCTGGCCGCCGCCGACCGCACCGAGTTCCTCCGCGAGCTGGAACTGCTCCGTGGATCCCTGGACGGGTCGGCGGCGGCCCAGCTCGACGAGGTCGAGGCGATCGAGGCGGAGCACGCCGAGGTGGTGTCCACGGTGATGTCCCGCCGCGCCGCGCAGGGTGGCGGGGTGGGCGAAGCGGCCCAGCTCAACGAAGAGGTGGCCATACCGGTCCGGGGGCGTCTGGAGGCGGCCCTGGCGAAGCTGGTCGAACAGGTCCAGACCGGTGTGGAGAGCGAACGGCAGAACTCCTCGGACCGGGCCACGCTGGCCATCGCAGTGATCATCGGGCTGGGCGTCCTGACCACCGCCAGCGCGATCGTGGTGGCCTGGCGGCTGAGCCGGGACCTGCGCCGCGAGGTCGGCGCCGCGGTCGGCCACATCCAGAGCTCCTCGGCGCAGCTCGAGGCGGCGGCCGCCCAGCAGGTCAACGGCGGCCGCGACCAGGCCAGCGCGATGAGCGAGATCACCACGACGATCAGCGAGCTGCTGATCACCTCCCGGCAGATCGCCGAGACCGCCCAGCGGGTGTCGAAGATCGCCGAGGAGACCGAGGCGGCCGCGCGGACCGGCGACTCGACGATCGACCAGACCCGGGCGTCGATGGCCGCGATCCGCTCCCAGGTGGACCAGATCGTGCAGCACATGCTCGCCCTCGGTGAGAAGTCGCAGCAGGCCGGCCTCGTCGTGGACCTGGTCTCGGAACTGGCCGAGCAGACCAACATCCTGGCCATCAACGCCACCATCGAGGCCAGCGGCGCCGGCGAGTGGGGCCGCCGGTTCGCGGTGGTGGCCGAGGAGATCCGCAAGCTGGCGGACCGTACCGCCGGGTCGGCCAAGGAGATCCGGGCGCTGATCGACGACGTGCGCGGCGCGGTGAACACCACGGTGATGGCGACCGAGATCGGCGCGAAGGCGGTCGACGCCGGGGCCCGGCAGTTCGACGACGCCACCAACTCGTTCCGGGAGATCGTGCAGCTGGTCGCCACCACCAACGACGCCACCCGGGAGATCGAACTCTCCACCAAGCAGCAGACCACCGCGGTGGAACAGGTCAACGTCGCCGCCTCGGACACCGCCCGGGTCTCCCGCGAGACCGAGGCGAGCGCGGTGCAGACCAAGCAGACCGCGGCCCACCTCTCCAACCTCTCCGGCGACCTGCTGGAGCTGGTCGGCACCGGCCGGCGCTGA
- a CDS encoding hybrid sensor histidine kinase/response regulator codes for MPEGRDPLRYFRVEARDLVDQISAGVLDLDQRPGPEPVARLLRAAHTLKGAARVVKQKDIADRAHAFEEILVPHRVETGPLAADEMRELLRLNDEISAQVSALETPQPPATAPPEPDAPEEPAPHPEAPIPNRAATADLDELLDAITETNARMAPLRRLNVTIEKLHRSAVSLADQLRTGRTAPTGTTRAAAERLAGELGSAGRLITDAVDQIERELEDVRAKAEGLRLVPAGTIFTALRRAVRDAAEGEGKRVRFEAYGADIRMGAHLLGPVSGAFLHVVRNAVVHGIESEAERLAARKPPEGTIAVEVERRGRWAVFRCADDGRGFDLDALRRTAQERGLLGPSARPPDPQELLDLVLRGGISTSPQVTEVAGRGIGMDAVREVAAQLHGEVAVRSVPGAGATVELTIPLALLSMTGLIVEAGGTVATLPLDAVRGCVRLSAAEAAAAAGTGRIVYDGSAAPFLPLAEALYAGSTVPDSPTPGAAVVVNSDAGAVAVGVDRLAGTSALVARPLPDLAPASSVIGSVSVDADGNPRLVLDPQGLAAEVLRGHAAGARPGGATASTPLPILVVDDSLTTRMLERSILESAGFEVDLAASGEEALERVRTRRYGLILSDIDMPGIDGFTLVERTRADPDTAGVPAILVSSRASAADRDRGRAVGASAYVIKGEFDQEELLNHIRRLVVRS; via the coding sequence ATGCCCGAAGGCCGGGATCCGCTGCGCTACTTCCGGGTCGAGGCCCGGGACCTGGTGGACCAGATCAGCGCCGGCGTGCTCGACCTGGACCAGCGGCCCGGACCGGAGCCGGTGGCGCGGCTGCTGCGCGCCGCGCACACGCTCAAGGGCGCGGCCCGGGTGGTGAAGCAGAAGGACATCGCCGACCGGGCGCACGCGTTCGAGGAGATCCTGGTCCCGCACCGGGTCGAGACCGGGCCGCTGGCCGCCGACGAGATGCGCGAGTTGCTGCGCCTCAACGACGAGATCTCGGCGCAGGTGAGCGCCCTGGAGACGCCGCAGCCGCCGGCCACGGCGCCACCGGAACCGGACGCCCCCGAGGAGCCTGCCCCGCACCCGGAGGCGCCGATCCCGAACCGGGCGGCCACCGCCGACCTGGACGAGCTGCTGGACGCGATCACCGAGACCAACGCCCGGATGGCGCCGCTGCGGCGGCTGAACGTCACCATCGAGAAACTGCACCGGTCCGCGGTGTCGCTCGCCGACCAGCTGCGCACCGGCCGGACCGCGCCGACCGGGACCACCCGGGCGGCGGCCGAGCGGCTCGCCGGGGAGCTGGGTTCGGCCGGGCGGCTGATCACCGACGCGGTGGACCAGATCGAACGGGAACTGGAGGACGTCCGGGCCAAGGCCGAGGGGCTACGGCTGGTGCCGGCCGGGACGATCTTCACGGCGCTGCGCCGGGCGGTCCGCGACGCCGCCGAGGGCGAGGGCAAGCGGGTCCGGTTCGAGGCGTACGGGGCCGACATCCGGATGGGCGCGCACCTGCTCGGCCCGGTCAGCGGCGCGTTCCTGCACGTGGTCCGCAACGCGGTGGTGCACGGCATCGAGTCCGAGGCGGAGCGGCTGGCGGCCCGCAAACCACCCGAGGGGACGATCGCGGTCGAGGTGGAGCGGCGGGGCCGGTGGGCGGTGTTCCGGTGCGCCGACGACGGCCGGGGCTTCGATCTGGACGCGCTGCGGCGTACCGCTCAGGAACGTGGCCTGCTCGGGCCCAGTGCCCGCCCGCCGGACCCGCAGGAGCTGCTCGACCTGGTGCTGCGCGGCGGGATCAGCACCTCGCCGCAGGTGACCGAGGTGGCCGGGCGCGGCATCGGGATGGACGCGGTCCGCGAGGTCGCCGCCCAGCTGCACGGCGAGGTGGCGGTGCGCAGCGTGCCCGGCGCCGGCGCCACGGTCGAGCTGACCATCCCGCTCGCCCTGCTCAGCATGACCGGCCTGATCGTCGAGGCCGGCGGCACGGTCGCCACCCTGCCGCTGGACGCGGTGCGCGGCTGTGTGCGGCTCAGCGCGGCCGAGGCCGCCGCGGCGGCCGGCACCGGCCGGATCGTCTACGACGGCAGCGCGGCGCCGTTCCTGCCGCTGGCCGAAGCCCTGTACGCGGGAAGCACCGTCCCGGACTCCCCCACCCCCGGCGCCGCCGTGGTCGTCAACAGTGACGCCGGCGCGGTGGCGGTCGGCGTGGACCGGCTGGCCGGCACGTCCGCGCTGGTCGCCCGTCCGCTGCCGGACCTGGCCCCGGCCAGCTCGGTGATCGGCAGCGTGTCGGTGGACGCCGACGGCAACCCGCGCCTGGTGCTCGACCCGCAGGGGCTGGCGGCCGAGGTGCTGCGGGGCCACGCCGCGGGCGCCCGGCCCGGCGGCGCGACGGCCAGCACGCCGCTGCCGATCCTGGTGGTGGACGACTCGCTGACCACCCGGATGCTGGAACGCAGCATCCTGGAGTCGGCAGGCTTCGAGGTGGACCTGGCCGCGTCCGGCGAGGAGGCCCTGGAACGGGTCCGGACCCGCCGGTACGGGCTGATCCTCTCCGACATCGACATGCCCGGCATCGACGGGTTCACGCTGGTCGAGCGGACCCGCGCCGATCCGGACACGGCCGGGGTGCCGGCCATCCTGGTCAGTTCCCGGGCCAGCGCGGCCGACCGGGACCGGGGCCGGGCGGTGGGCGCGTCGGCGTACGTGATCAAAGGCGAGTTCGACCAGGAAGAGCTCCTCAACCACATCCGGCGGCTGGTGGTGCGCTCATGA
- the cheB gene encoding chemotaxis-specific protein-glutamate methyltransferase CheB, with translation MTRVLIVEDSATMRGLLRESLASDPQLEVVGEAVDGLRAVEMTARLRPDVITMDMMLPGISGLAATEQIMAEHPTPILVVSSADRQELFSTYNALAAGAVDVLEKPRGDDSDADWSQRLRATLRMVARIRVITHPRARLDGRKDRRWADPLPVIPVVPPPPAAPPPLTEALSVVAVGASTGGPAALTELLRELPPNFRTPVLCVQHIAASEQFAVAFSDWLGGQTGRNVRYAQDGVPISRVAGQILLAPPDRHLYVRDHLLRLSDGPPRHSCRPAVDVLFESVATEFGNTAAGCLLTGMGRDGASGLLQMRSRGAVTFAQDEASCTVYGMPREAALLGAAQHVLPPARMAARLADLQPAGARR, from the coding sequence ATGACCCGGGTACTGATCGTCGAGGATTCCGCGACCATGCGCGGCCTCCTGCGGGAGTCGCTCGCCTCCGATCCTCAGCTGGAGGTGGTCGGTGAGGCGGTGGACGGGCTGCGCGCCGTGGAGATGACCGCCCGGCTGCGGCCGGACGTGATCACCATGGACATGATGCTGCCCGGCATCAGCGGCCTGGCCGCCACCGAACAGATCATGGCGGAGCATCCGACGCCGATCCTGGTGGTCTCCTCGGCCGACCGGCAGGAGCTGTTCAGCACCTACAACGCGCTCGCGGCCGGCGCGGTCGACGTGCTGGAGAAGCCGCGCGGCGACGACTCGGACGCGGACTGGTCGCAGCGGCTGCGGGCCACCCTGCGGATGGTGGCCCGGATCCGGGTGATCACCCATCCGCGGGCCCGCCTCGACGGCCGCAAGGACCGGCGCTGGGCCGACCCGCTTCCCGTCATACCGGTCGTTCCGCCGCCGCCGGCTGCTCCCCCGCCGCTCACCGAGGCGCTCAGCGTGGTGGCGGTCGGCGCCTCGACCGGCGGTCCGGCCGCGCTCACCGAGCTGCTGCGGGAGTTGCCGCCGAACTTCCGTACGCCGGTGCTGTGCGTGCAGCACATCGCGGCCAGCGAGCAGTTCGCGGTGGCGTTCTCCGACTGGCTGGGTGGGCAGACCGGCCGCAACGTGCGGTACGCCCAGGACGGCGTCCCGATCAGCCGGGTCGCCGGCCAGATCCTGCTCGCGCCCCCGGACCGCCACCTGTACGTCCGCGACCACCTGCTGCGGCTCAGCGACGGCCCGCCCCGGCACTCCTGCCGGCCCGCGGTGGACGTGCTGTTCGAGTCAGTCGCCACCGAGTTCGGCAACACCGCGGCCGGCTGCCTGCTCACCGGCATGGGCCGTGACGGCGCCTCCGGACTGTTGCAGATGCGCAGCCGCGGCGCGGTCACCTTCGCCCAGGACGAGGCGAGCTGCACGGTCTACGGCATGCCACGGGAGGCGGCCCTGCTCGGCGCGGCCCAGCACGTGCTGCCACCGGCCCGGATGGCCGCCCGCCTCGCCGACCTGCAGCCGGCGGGGGCACGCCGATGA